The sequence below is a genomic window from bacterium 336/3.
GGTTAGGATCAGAGTTTGTATCTACGATACCAAACACAGGGATACCTAAACGGATAGCTTCTTTTACCGCAATATGCTCACGTTTTACGTCCACGATAAACAAAGCTGAAGGCAAACGTCCTAAGTCGGAGATACCACCTAACACTTTGTCAAGTTTCTCTTTTTCTCTTTGTAACATTAAACGCTCACGCTTTGCAAGGCTTTCGTAGTTTTCACCTTTGATAAGCTTCTCAATAGAAGACATTTTCTTCAAAGATTTCTTTACAGTGTTGAAGTTGGTAAGCATACCACCTAACCAACGCTCTGTAACGAAAGGCATTTTAAGTCTTTTAGCTTCGCTAGAAACAATTTCTTGAGCTTGTTTCTTGGTTGCTACAAACATCACTTTCTTGCCTGAACGAACAATTTTCTTTAAAGCATCTGCTGCATCATTCATGCAAGCAATTGTTTTGTTCAAGTCAATGATGTGGATACCGTTTTTCTCCATGAAAATGTATGGAGCCATACGGGGGTCCCACTTGCGGGTAAGGTGTCCAAAATGAACGCCCGCATTTAATAGGTCTTTATATTCTATATTTTGAGCCATTTTTTTCAGAATTTTTAAAATCAAACCAAATATTAACGTTTGCTGAACTGGAATCTTCTACGAGCTTTCTTTCTACCGTATTTCTTACGCTCAACCATACGAGGGTCACGAGTGAGGTAACCTTCTTTCTTAAGAGCAGGACGGTATTCAGCACTGATTTCAAGTAAAGCACGAGAGATAGCCAAACGCAAAGCCTCAGCTTGTCCTGAAACTCCACCACCATCTAAATTTGCTTTGATGTCATATTTACCCAATTCATTTACAACAGCTAAAGGCTGATGAATAATGGTTTGAAGTACTTCTGAAGCGAAATACTCTTTGTAATCGCGACCGTTTACAGTAATATTTCCGTTACCGCTTTGCATGTAAATACGTGCAACAGCAGTTTTTCTACGTCCTATCGTATTGATAATTTCCATGACTTTCGTGATTAAGATTGTAAAGTGATTGCTTTAGGCTGTTGTGCTTCATGAGGATGCTCAGGACCTGCATAAGCATACAAATTGAAGAATAATCTTCTTCCCAGACGGTTGCGAGGAAGCATACCTTTTACAGCCATTTCAATCAAACGAGCTCCAGTGAATTTCTCTTTCACTTCTTTGGGAGTACGTACACGCTGACCACCAGGGTAACCAGTATGACGGATGTACTGCTTATCAGTCATTTTCTTGCCTGTTAAGCGAATCTTGTCGCAGTTGATAACAATTACGTTATCACCACAATCTACGTGAGGTGTGTAGTTTGTTTTATTCTTACCTCTCAGGATGCTTGCTATTTGGCTCGCCAAACGACCAAGGACAGCAGAGTCAGCATCCACGATGACCCATTCTTTATTTACTGTTCCTTTGTTAGCCGAAATAGTCTTGTAACTTAATTGATCCATTCTGCTTTTGTTTTAAAAATCAATATATTATAGTTTTCCAAAAATGGAACGCAAATTTAGAGCTTTAAAAATAAATATCCAAATGTATTTTTACTTTTCCTCTGTTTTTTCCAAAAAAAAGGAGTAGAAAATTTCTACTCCTTTTCTATCTCTTTATTTTTAGACTATTTTTTTACTTTCTTACTAATCACCTTTCCTTCAAATTGTAAGCTTAATACATAAATACTACTTGCCAAATGGCTTGTATTGGTAGCTTTATAAGTATTAATCCCTAAATTACCATTCAAGATTCGCTCCTCTACTATCCTACCCAATACATCTGTAAGGGTAAATCTAACTTTTCCGTCTTTGGGTAGTGTATAGGCTACTTCAAAATCATCTTTGAATGGGTTGGGGACAATAGATACTATTTCAAAGCCTTGTTGCTCAAAAATAACAGATTCTATACGAGTATATATAGATTTCTCATCTTTATCTATGGGTTTGAGTCTATAATAAGCTATTTGGACATCATCCCCTATCTTTTCATCCAAAAAGTGATATTTAGCACCTTTCTCTTGGCATCCTACCGTACCTATTTTTACAAAATCTTTACCATTCAAAGAACGTTCTACTTCATATCTATCACCATTAATTTCAAATTCTGTTTGCCATTCTAATAAAGCATCTGAATCACCTGATTTTTTAGCTTTAAAATATAGCATCCCCACAGGTAATGGATTAAAGTCACTGATGCTTCCCAATGTAAAAGGACTAAAAGTTGTAAAGGTAGTGGTACTTGTAACCGTTGTACCTGCTACTGAACCTCCCCCATTTGTCCATTGCGAACCATTCCAACGACAAACTCTTAAGTCTGTTTCTCTTCCAACATCCACACCACAACTTCTTGTGCTATTGTATCCTAAATTTACAGTTGCATTTTGAGAGCCATTTGTTCTATCAAGCATCCAATATTCGCAATTGCCTACATGGTTTAAACTTGTTTCCTTTTGTCTGATGTCATAAGGGTTCGGATAAACTCTTGTATAAGAAGCTGTAAAATGGTCTGTAAGCGTTGTTGTTCCTGAAGGGCTAAAACCAATAGGGGCAAAATACGTTCCGTTACCCAATGGGAATGTAAATGTTGTATTACCTATTTTTCTTGCTGTGCCAACAATATGACTGCTATTACTTCCCCCTGATGTAGCAGAGCCTGCTGAAAAGTCTATACGATTTGCATTTGTAGTAAGTACACCATTGTTGAATGTTCCTGTACCAGCCACCTTAATATTTGTGTTATTCAAAGATGCTCCTCCAGAGCCATTCATGGTTAGATGATGTACATTTAACACATTTCCTGTAGATTGTAAAAGAGTGAGGGTAAAATCTAACAATGTTCCAGAATCGCCCGAAGCATCATCTAATACATAAAGTGTCCATGTACCAGTATAAGTTCCACTATAAGTAGAAAAAGCTACATTTTCTGGTCTGAACGTACCTGTAAAAGGAGCTGTTCCTGCTGTAATATTGGTTGCCCCTGCATCACTAATGGTGGTATTGGTATAATTATTATCAGAGCCTCCATTATCATCAGAAATCAAAAATACTGTACCATTGGGTGATACTAAATATATCCCTAAATCCCCAGTAAATGTATGATTAATAGAGAAATTTATACTTGAAAGAGCCGTGTATGTTCCTGCAGGAACGGTTACAGAACTCACAGCACAATTGGTACAACTGGCTAATGTAGCTGATGTGGGAACTGTATTATTAGTTACTATAATGGATGATGGGTCTCCAATTGCAAAATCTGTAGTATTGGCTACACTATAAGGTATTGTTTCTGTTTGTGTATTACTAATATTTTGTACACTTGTTCCACTAAATGTAACCGTTGAGCTTGTTCCTGCTGTAAAGGTATTATTATTCGTGAAATTACCTTTTACATCCAATGCAGTGTTTGTACCTGTCATATTGAATGTTCCATTATTTTGTAAGTTACCATTGAGTGTAAGGCTTGCACCATTGGTATATGTTAAGCTACTACCATTATTGATAGTAAGATTTCGAGCTGTACCACTAATAGATGAAACAGCTGCCATTGTGATACTAAAATTGGAAATAGAACCTGTTATACCTCCATCATCATCAATTGCATACAGTCTCCAATTTCCGTTATAAGCTCCTGCATAAGATGCCAATGTTCCTACTTCTAAAGAATATGTTCCTGTAAAAGGTGCTCCTGCTGTGTTAATGTTGGTTGAGCCATCCTGAATCACAGTATTTGTATAATTATCATCAATATCTCCATTATCTGTAGAAACAAGAAATACTGTATTGTCTGGAGCTAACAAGTAAATATCTAAATCTGAATCATAGGTATGTGTAATGCTAAATCGAATATTAGAAATACCTGTATAAGTTCCTGCTGGTACAGTTACAGAACTAGAAGCACAGGTACCACATCCTGTCAGTGAAGCTGCTGTAGGAATAGTATTTCCTGTTGCTACTCCACCAGAAGGAGTATTATCAGGAATGGCTATTGTACTTGTATTGGAGTATGTTGCCCCAGAAGATTGTAAAGTAATTGTATGATTTCCCAAACATCCAATAATAACATCATCAGTTGCTGTAGGTATTGTACCTGTTGTCCAAACAGTAGGGTCATTCCAACTACCTGATTTAATAGAAATAATAGATCCTATACCTGTTGCTAAAGTTGTTGCAGAAATGCTACCTGAACCCGATAAAGCTGAAAGTCTGCCTTCTGTATAAGTATAAATACGATAGTAGTACATTGTAGAAGGTGATAAACCCGTATCTGCATAATTGAGTGTTCCTGATGGCACTAATGTTCTAAAACTATAATTAACTCCATCAGTAGAACGATAAATAGCATAACCCAATTCGTTGGTTGCATTATCTGCCCATGTAAGTTGAAGGGTAGTAGATGATACACAATCAGCAGAAAAAGATGTAATATTGCCATTAGGAGCAACAGAAGAGAAATTATAGAACTTTCTACTGCCATTAGATGCACTATTTAAAGAAATTGGAGATGTTGTATAACATGCCTCATTGGAACCTGTATAAGAAATTGCAGAACCTGTTACAGTAGGATGTTGGTCTGCATCCATTGCTACATACTGATTTGTACCATCACCTGCTCCTAAACCCACTCTTGGAGCTATTCCTGCTCCACAACTAATTGCACTTGAAAAAACACCCACATTCATTTGTCCATAAATCATTCTGATTACACCTCCATTGGTATTATTAGGAGCTGTTTCATAAATATGAGTTTGCCATGTTGCATTGGCTGTTGTAGATGTGCCATCTACTCTCATATTCTGCCACTCTACAACAAGTTTGCGATTGGGTGCTGTTCCAACTAATTTATAATGTACTTTTCCTGAAGAATGGGTTCTCCATAACAATTCATTACTTGTACCTGGAGTAGAGTTAGCAAATGTACAAACTCTATGATGCCCCACAATAGCCATTGTATTTGCATCTGTATTGATAACACTTGTGCCAAAACGAAGTACTCCTCCTGCATTTACAGAAAAGTCGGTAAATCTTTGCCCCATAAAAAAGACCTCAAACCCAATAGCATTTACAGAAGAAGATACTGGTCCTTGATTACCACCTATTAAAGTAGTTGTACCACTAGACATATCCTCCAACGACTCATTACTGGCCGCTGAAGCTGTATAATTTTGAATATTCTGTG
It includes:
- a CDS encoding 30S ribosomal protein S9 produces the protein MEIINTIGRRKTAVARIYMQSGNGNITVNGRDYKEYFASEVLQTIIHQPLAVVNELGKYDIKANLDGGGVSGQAEALRLAISRALLEISAEYRPALKKEGYLTRDPRMVERKKYGRKKARRRFQFSKR
- a CDS encoding 30S ribosomal protein S2 yields the protein MAQNIEYKDLLNAGVHFGHLTRKWDPRMAPYIFMEKNGIHIIDLNKTIACMNDAADALKKIVRSGKKVMFVATKKQAQEIVSSEAKRLKMPFVTERWLGGMLTNFNTVKKSLKKMSSIEKLIKGENYESLAKRERLMLQREKEKLDKVLGGISDLGRLPSALFIVDVKREHIAVKEAIRLGIPVFGIVDTNSDPNQVDFPIPANDDAYKSIEIITKFIGAAIDEALLERKTDKEDQKLKEEETKKIEADDNE
- a CDS encoding 50S ribosomal protein L13, translated to MDQLSYKTISANKGTVNKEWVIVDADSAVLGRLASQIASILRGKNKTNYTPHVDCGDNVIVINCDKIRLTGKKMTDKQYIRHTGYPGGQRVRTPKEVKEKFTGARLIEMAVKGMLPRNRLGRRLFFNLYAYAGPEHPHEAQQPKAITLQS